A stretch of Gasterosteus aculeatus chromosome 4, fGasAcu3.hap1.1, whole genome shotgun sequence DNA encodes these proteins:
- the tstd1 gene encoding thiosulfate:glutathione sulfurtransferase: MASSVTKEISYEDLKALLARSNNLLLVDVRTKEEVDKGKIQGSVHIPLDTVDAALAMAPEQFQAKYGVTKPQLDVPELVFHCQLGRRGDVATTKARQLGYVNARNFAGGYKEWSEKEKK, encoded by the exons TCACCAAGGAGATCTCCTATGAGGATCTGAAAGCGCTGCTGGCAAGGAGCAACAACCTCCTTCTGGTTGATGTTCGCACTAAAGAAGAAGTCGATAAAGGAAAAATTCAAGGATCCGTTCACATCCCAC TTGATACAGTAGACGCTGCTCTTGCAATGGCGCCGGAACAATTCCAGGCCAAGTACGGAGTAACAAAGCCACAGCTGGATGTGCCTGAGCTGGTGTTTCACTGCCAGCTGGGTCGGCGAGGAGACGTGGCCACAACCAAGGCCCGCCAACTAGGATACGTGAA TGCACGTAATTTTGCCGGAGGTTACAAGGAGTGgtctgagaaagagaaaaagtaa